TGAATGTGTTATTTAATGAATTAGAGATTACTTCTATTTAGAAAAGCTTGATTAGTTTTAAAATTGAATATATTATCAAACTATATAAAAAAATCTACCCCTGCTGGCCCAAAGCAAGTATAGTAAAAAATTAAATATTATATATAAAAAGAAGAATAGCAAATGAGTAGAAAATACAAATTTCATAATCCTGAAGGAGTATATTTTGTGTCATTTGCTGTGCAGGGTTGGGTAGATGTATTTACGAGTAATGAATACATAAATATACTGGTTGATAATCTTGAATTTTGCAAAAAAAAATAAAGGACTTGAAATATTTGCAAGGTGTATAATGACAAATCATGTTCATATGGTAATAAGAGCAGAGGAAGGTTATTTTTTACAGGATATTTTGCGGGATTATAAGAAATTTACCAGTAAAGCAATAATAAAAGCCATTACAGAAAATTATAGGGAAAGCCGGAAAGAATGGTTGCTTAATCAGTTTAGGACTCCTGATGGAATTAGGTTTTGGAGAGGAGATAATAAACCTATAGAACTATGGAGTAATAAAGTATTAAACCAGAAAATAAATTATATCCATCAAAACCCTGTAGCAGAGGGATTGGTTTTTAGAGCTGAAGATTATGTATACAGCAGTGCTGCAGATTATGCAGGAGAAAAGAGCTTATTGGATGTAATTGTAGTAGAATAATAATTGTGCAAGGCACGGATTACAAATCCGCGCCGGCGTAGGAGTATAATATTGATGTTTCACCGAGTCTAGATAATGGAAGTATAATTTTTAAACTTGAAAAGAAGAAATAATGAGTAATGTAACTATTTGGTTTTTAATAGATGTAGTTGTTTTATCACTAAACTTAGTTATGGTTTTTTTACTAAAAACACTTTATTACCGTTCTCATTTATCAGGGGGTGAAAGAGGATTGTTTGCACTGGTAGAGGTGATTTATAGCTTAATTATATTTTTTACGTTTGTTGCAATTCAATCAAATTTCACATTTAAAAATAAAGAAGATCGTAAAACCAAGATTTTTGTGATAAGTAATTTGTTTTTAGTGTTTTTGAGTGTTATACATGCCTTAAAGAATGGAATTGAGTGGATATATTTCTTTGTTTTTTATACAGTGTTATCAGCATTTATATACAGTTATCTTTTGGAAAAGATATTTAGACGCTAGGTGGAGACAATAGTAATTTATTAATAACAATGATAATATAAGTTAGAATAAAGTAACAAAATACATACACTGGCGCGAATTTGCCCCCCCCCGCTACCACGCGATTGTATCGCGTGGGAAAAGCAAGCAAACTAAAAAAGAATAACTAAGAACCAAATGAGTAGAAACTATAAATTTCATAAGCCCGCCGGCGCGGATATGCAATCCATGCCAAAGCACTACAGTTTTTTTTAATGATTAACTATTTTTAACAAATCATAATTAATATTTTTACACTACAATTAGAAATTATTACTGATGGAATATATAGAACTTCAAAACGATTTACTTTCGGTAAGGGTTAACTTTAAGGGAGCAGAATTATCGAGCATATATAATAAAATTGAGAATATCGAACATATATGGCAGGCTGACGAAAAAGTATGGGCACGGCACGCACCGATATTATTCCCGATAGTTGGTAAGGTAAAAGGAGGGAAGTATAAGGTTGATGATAAAGAATATTTTTTGGGTCAGCATGGTTTTGCCAGAGACAGGGTTTTTGAGTTGGATGAAATTACCGGAAGCGGGGCAACTTTCAGATTGGAAAGTGATGATGAAAGTCTTAAGATATATCCTTTCAACTTTTGTCTGTTGGTAAAGTATAAGCTCGAAGGTTCAAAACTGAATATTAATTATCTGGTGGAAAATACAGATAGCGATGAAATATATTTTTCGATAGGTGCACATCCGGGCTTTACTGTTCCTTTTCATGATAATCACGACTTTGAAGATTATTATCTGGAGTTCGATAAAAAAGAAAGCACAGGAAAATTACTGCTATCCGAAAATGGCTTGTTAAGCGGTGAGATTCATGAAGGTTTTCTAAACAATAATAACATTATCGATCTTAAATATTCTACTTTTAGCAAGGATGCATTGGTCTTTGAAAATTTAAAATCTTCGTCATTAACAATAAAAAGTAAAAAAACAAACGTCTCTTTGAAAGTGGGGATTGATAAGTTTCCTCTTGTAGGCATCTGGACAATGCCCGGAGCAAAAGCACCTTATATATGTATTGAACCGTGGTATGGAGTTGCAGATTCAGAAAGTTCAACCGGAAACTATAAGGAAAAGAAGGCAATAGAGTCTTTA
The window above is part of the Bacteroidota bacterium genome. Proteins encoded here:
- a CDS encoding aldose 1-epimerase family protein gives rise to the protein MEYIELQNDLLSVRVNFKGAELSSIYNKIENIEHIWQADEKVWARHAPILFPIVGKVKGGKYKVDDKEYFLGQHGFARDRVFELDEITGSGATFRLESDDESLKIYPFNFCLLVKYKLEGSKLNINYLVENTDSDEIYFSIGAHPGFTVPFHDNHDFEDYYLEFDKKESTGKLLLSENGLLSGEIHEGFLNNNNIIDLKYSTFSKDALVFENLKSSSLTIKSKKTNVSLKVGIDKFPLVGIWTMPGAKAPYICIEPWYGVADSESSTGNYKEKKAIESLKAGEEFKMSFYIEII